A region from the Dehalococcoidales bacterium genome encodes:
- a CDS encoding TldD/PmbA family protein, whose product MSQIENIAAEASEIIKKYNADYIEARFEESTSNNLSYRGKKLDSINSGRSIGGSIRANVKGGWGFSSFNNLDNLSERIEQAISQAKLVPHSDIKLPESEPIMDKILLEKDRNPLKISLAEKEELANEYNNIIWQTPGLQTSVVSYGDSIKKSVFINSDGSFITQERSDITIYLLAVASNGNEVQQSSLSLGSRGDFTRIKSLHSEVKAMADKSVALLRAPQAKGGEYTVVLDPVLAGVFVHEAFGHLSEADFVYENENLRQLMTLGKEFGSKELNIVDSASIEGLRGSFKYDDEGTPTTKTYLIREGKLSGRLHSRETAAKMGEQATGNARSVSYRFAPIVRMTNTYIEPRDTTFEEMIADVKEGIYAKNWYGGTTSMEMFTFSAGEAYMIRNGKIEELIRPVMLTGNVFETLKNIDAIGNDLDMNEGGGCGKGGQSPLPVSNGSPHIRLQHCLIGGA is encoded by the coding sequence GTGTCACAAATCGAAAACATTGCCGCAGAGGCATCCGAAATCATTAAAAAATACAACGCAGACTACATTGAAGCACGTTTTGAAGAATCGACCTCCAATAATCTTTCCTACCGCGGTAAAAAACTGGATTCCATCAATTCCGGCCGCAGTATCGGCGGCAGTATCCGCGCCAATGTTAAAGGGGGATGGGGGTTTTCCAGCTTCAATAATCTTGATAACTTGTCAGAAAGGATAGAGCAGGCTATCAGCCAGGCAAAGCTGGTACCGCACTCCGATATCAAATTGCCGGAATCCGAACCTATCATGGATAAAATATTATTGGAAAAAGACAGGAATCCGCTCAAAATATCACTTGCCGAGAAAGAAGAGCTTGCCAATGAATACAATAATATCATCTGGCAAACACCGGGGCTGCAAACATCGGTTGTTAGCTACGGAGACAGTATTAAAAAATCTGTTTTTATTAATTCCGACGGCAGTTTCATTACCCAAGAAAGATCCGATATCACAATCTACCTTTTGGCGGTCGCTTCAAACGGTAATGAAGTTCAGCAATCGAGCCTCAGTTTAGGCAGCCGCGGAGATTTTACTCGTATCAAATCCCTGCACTCCGAGGTTAAAGCAATGGCCGATAAATCGGTGGCGCTTCTGAGGGCTCCGCAGGCAAAAGGTGGGGAATACACAGTAGTGCTTGATCCGGTACTGGCAGGGGTCTTTGTCCACGAGGCTTTTGGGCATCTTTCCGAAGCCGATTTTGTTTACGAGAACGAAAACCTGCGCCAATTAATGACCTTAGGGAAAGAATTCGGATCAAAAGAGTTAAATATTGTTGACAGCGCAAGCATAGAGGGGTTACGCGGCAGTTTCAAATACGATGATGAAGGCACCCCAACCACCAAAACCTATCTTATCAGGGAAGGCAAGTTATCCGGCAGGCTCCATTCCCGCGAAACCGCGGCTAAAATGGGAGAGCAAGCAACCGGAAACGCACGCTCGGTCAGTTATCGGTTTGCACCGATTGTCCGTATGACCAACACTTACATAGAGCCAAGAGATACTACCTTTGAGGAAATGATTGCCGATGTTAAAGAAGGGATTTATGCCAAAAACTGGTACGGCGGAACTACAAGTATGGAAATGTTTACTTTTTCCGCCGGTGAGGCTTATATGATAAGGAACGGGAAGATTGAAGAATTAATCCGTCCGGTAATGCTTACCGGCAACGTTTTTGAAACACTCAAAAATATTGATGCCATCGGCAACGATTTGGATATGAATGAAGGCGGAGGCTGCGGCAAGGGCGGACAATCCCCCCTGCCGGTTTCTAACGGCAGCCCGCATATTCGATTACAACATTGCCTGATAGGAGGCGCCTAA